The following are from one region of the Halodesulfovibrio sp. MK-HDV genome:
- a CDS encoding heme exporter protein CcmB: KMSAQAAAAIFWLASVFCQVLVFNTLFSLEEQNGARFGLLLSPAPVQSVWIGKGIGGFVLLLCAQAVFLPATIVFLGQSVSELWHIGLAMVVAIDLGLVLLGALLGALSQGQAAKESLLSIILFPLLIPILLAGVRIGSAAFSGIIPEGFGDWLGIVCAFDALFGAAGLLLFGYIYSGEE, translated from the coding sequence AAAAATGAGTGCACAGGCTGCTGCTGCCATCTTCTGGTTGGCATCAGTGTTCTGTCAGGTACTTGTCTTTAATACATTATTCAGTTTGGAAGAACAAAACGGCGCACGATTCGGTCTGCTCCTTTCCCCTGCACCAGTGCAGTCGGTCTGGATCGGCAAAGGAATCGGCGGGTTCGTTCTTCTGTTATGTGCTCAAGCGGTATTTCTACCGGCAACGATTGTATTCCTGGGTCAATCTGTATCCGAATTATGGCATATAGGACTGGCAATGGTTGTTGCCATTGACCTTGGATTAGTTTTGCTTGGTGCCCTGCTTGGCGCACTTTCACAGGGACAGGCTGCTAAAGAGTCATTACTCTCTATCATTCTGTTCCCATTGCTTATTCCTATTCTACTCGCAGGCGTGCGTATCGGTTCTGCTGCTTTTTCCGGAATTATTCCGGAAGGATTCGGCGACTGGTTAGGCATTGTTTGCGCGTTTGATGCGCTGTTCGGCGCTGCGGGGCTTTTGCTCTTCGGCTATATTTACAGCGGCGAAGAATAG
- a CDS encoding cytochrome c maturation protein CcmE, translated as MAKKNGKSVYIAALLLFLGGLGYLLFTGFSQNSVYFLEVSEALAMTPDQLGSARLFGTVKSGKIERHEEGLGVNFILEDANDKKLVLPVVYKGVVPDTFKAGAEVIIEGNIDNATKAFQARTLMTKCPSKYEKKNRE; from the coding sequence ATGGCAAAGAAAAACGGAAAAAGCGTATATATTGCTGCCCTGCTTCTTTTTTTAGGAGGCCTTGGGTATCTGCTTTTCACCGGTTTTTCACAAAACAGCGTATACTTCCTGGAAGTTTCTGAAGCATTAGCGATGACGCCGGACCAGCTTGGTTCTGCCCGACTTTTCGGTACCGTTAAGTCAGGCAAAATTGAGCGACATGAGGAAGGTCTGGGCGTAAACTTCATTCTTGAAGATGCTAATGATAAGAAGCTTGTATTGCCTGTTGTTTATAAAGGCGTTGTACCGGACACATTTAAAGCCGGTGCTGAAGTCATTATTGAAGGTAATATCGATAACGCCACAAAGGCGTTTCAGGCACGTACACTGATGACTAAATGTCCATCGAAATACGAAAAGAAAAACAGGGAATAA
- a CDS encoding heme lyase CcmF/NrfE family subunit has protein sequence MHLLAFLLLVASLLFAIGFGAVAALQIWQGRSTLLHWIEKSQMMITTLITVSSFILLWALVNSDFSNYYVSSYTSLDLPLFYRVTAFWAGQAGSLLFWAWSVALCGIIFLYTNAYRALSDGTKMWFWMLFLTFIGFFLFLLTTWSNPFLLINPVPADGNGLNPLLQNPGMIFHPPLLFLGYGGFTIPSCLALAQALNRSQHDEGSWTDASRNMILFAWLTLTAGIILGCWWSYMELGWGGYWAWDPVENASLIPWLVGSAFLHTSVIESRRGKLHRTNTFLVALTTISAVFATYLVRSGVVESLHAFGDGGVGTPLLIFIIFFTALSLFAAITSKNPKAKPMADLLSREGMLLVAAWFLIALGVIMLIATMWPVFSKFFTSNPQGLDQNFYNKVCMPLAAILSVLLMICPWMKWNGGVKSATMLGAVVGVFLATGVGMYVAGYQIPVSILAVASAAACIVGIVLLFATDASVRKSNRAIGAYGVHIGVALMVIGIAFSGSYKQEIQTQISRNETVTLDQYTFKYKQLYEGEAKEYVFLQAEIDVYEDGKLKGTLEPQRRLYNKFGKDRSFAEVSIIPSLGEELYASLLGADAQGNITVTLSIEPMVNWFWIGGTLMCLFPFIGFTRFRKSEKVTDAA, from the coding sequence ATGCATCTCTTAGCATTTTTGCTGCTGGTGGCGTCTTTGCTGTTTGCCATTGGCTTCGGCGCTGTCGCTGCGTTGCAGATTTGGCAGGGACGCTCTACCCTGCTGCATTGGATCGAAAAATCACAGATGATGATTACAACTCTCATCACTGTGAGTTCATTCATTCTTCTCTGGGCACTGGTTAATTCTGATTTCTCTAACTACTATGTATCAAGTTATACCAGTCTCGACCTTCCACTTTTCTACCGCGTTACCGCCTTCTGGGCTGGTCAAGCTGGCTCCTTGCTCTTTTGGGCATGGTCTGTAGCTTTATGCGGCATCATTTTTCTATACACTAACGCGTACAGAGCACTTTCAGACGGCACTAAAATGTGGTTCTGGATGTTGTTTCTCACGTTTATCGGTTTCTTCTTATTCCTATTAACCACATGGTCCAACCCGTTTTTACTTATCAACCCAGTTCCTGCTGATGGTAACGGCTTGAACCCATTGTTACAGAACCCGGGCATGATTTTTCATCCGCCGCTTCTGTTTCTTGGTTACGGTGGTTTCACCATTCCTAGTTGTCTCGCTCTCGCTCAGGCTCTTAACAGAAGCCAACATGACGAAGGAAGCTGGACAGACGCATCCCGCAACATGATTCTGTTTGCATGGCTCACCCTTACCGCAGGTATTATTCTCGGTTGCTGGTGGTCATACATGGAACTTGGTTGGGGTGGTTACTGGGCATGGGATCCTGTAGAAAACGCATCGCTTATTCCTTGGCTCGTAGGGTCTGCATTCCTGCATACCTCTGTTATCGAATCACGCCGAGGCAAGCTGCACAGAACAAACACCTTCCTTGTTGCACTCACTACTATTTCTGCTGTGTTTGCAACCTACCTTGTACGTAGTGGTGTTGTTGAATCCTTGCATGCATTCGGTGACGGTGGCGTTGGTACTCCACTGCTCATCTTCATTATCTTCTTTACCGCTCTGTCCTTGTTTGCGGCAATAACCAGCAAAAACCCTAAAGCAAAACCAATGGCTGATCTTCTCAGTCGTGAAGGTATGCTGCTGGTCGCTGCATGGTTCCTTATCGCACTTGGCGTTATCATGCTCATTGCTACAATGTGGCCTGTATTCTCCAAATTCTTTACAAGCAACCCGCAGGGACTTGATCAGAACTTCTACAACAAAGTCTGTATGCCACTGGCAGCTATCCTCTCCGTACTGTTGATGATCTGTCCGTGGATGAAATGGAACGGCGGTGTTAAGAGTGCTACAATGCTCGGCGCTGTTGTCGGCGTATTCCTCGCCACTGGTGTAGGCATGTATGTTGCCGGATACCAGATTCCTGTTTCTATTCTTGCTGTAGCTTCCGCTGCTGCATGCATTGTCGGCATTGTACTGCTGTTTGCTACAGACGCATCTGTACGCAAAAGCAACCGTGCTATCGGCGCATACGGCGTACATATCGGCGTTGCACTTATGGTTATCGGTATTGCATTCTCCGGTTCGTACAAGCAGGAAATTCAGACTCAGATCAGTCGTAACGAAACTGTTACTCTTGATCAGTACACATTCAAATACAAACAATTGTATGAAGGTGAAGCAAAGGAATATGTCTTCCTGCAAGCTGAGATTGACGTTTATGAAGACGGCAAACTCAAGGGAACACTTGAACCTCAGCGTCGCCTCTACAATAAATTCGGCAAGGACAGATCCTTCGCAGAAGTATCCATTATCCCGTCCCTTGGTGAAGAGCTTTACGCTTCTCTCTTAGGTGCAGACGCTCAGGGCAACATTACGGTTACCTTGAGTATTGAACCGATGGTTAACTGGTTCTGGATTGGTGGTACGCTTATGTGTCTCTTCCCGTTCATCGGGTTTACCAGATTCCGCAAATCTGAAAAGGTAACGGATGCTGCTTAA
- a CDS encoding ABC transporter ATP-binding protein, whose amino-acid sequence MLLKLDKVAKFYGNRLIIKDVSCTVEPGTVTILAGPNGAGKSTLLKIMAGLSEPTAGKVELTVENDSIGYVGHQTFIYPDLSALENLSFWSSLHGQKNDEETLLAALDRVELKRFAFERAGCFSRGMAQRLNLARVFLLQPSLILLDEPGTGLDVRSMVILYNEIAAAKDRGAGLVWISHSVAADLVRADKVLAIRDKKVEYFGEAQGYTPEAAC is encoded by the coding sequence ATGCTGCTTAAACTGGACAAGGTTGCCAAATTTTACGGCAACCGTCTGATCATCAAGGATGTTTCCTGCACCGTTGAACCGGGCACAGTAACCATACTGGCCGGCCCTAACGGTGCGGGCAAATCAACCTTGCTTAAGATTATGGCAGGTCTTTCCGAGCCTACGGCCGGAAAGGTTGAGCTTACAGTAGAAAACGACAGTATTGGGTATGTGGGACATCAGACCTTCATTTACCCAGACTTGTCAGCACTTGAAAACTTGTCATTCTGGTCTTCTCTTCACGGGCAGAAGAATGACGAAGAAACACTGCTTGCCGCACTTGATCGAGTGGAGCTTAAACGCTTTGCTTTTGAACGCGCAGGCTGTTTCTCACGCGGCATGGCGCAGCGTTTAAATCTTGCCCGTGTCTTTTTGCTTCAGCCGTCCCTTATTCTGCTCGACGAGCCGGGTACAGGACTGGATGTCCGTTCTATGGTCATCCTGTACAACGAAATTGCTGCTGCAAAAGACCGCGGTGCGGGGCTTGTGTGGATAAGCCACTCCGTTGCTGCTGACCTTGTGCGCGCCGATAAAGTACTCGCCATTCGAGATAAGAAGGTTGAATACTTTGGTGAAGCACAGGGCTACACACCGGAGGCGGCATGTTAA
- a CDS encoding tetratricopeptide repeat protein, with amino-acid sequence MTNAPMKQPTSVAKIFIAAILLGFAIMLVTSGVYRTKHPNLTKFVQVRNDKAAEATPDNSAHIADLMGKLKSDANNVKLIEEIAQHFMEDKEYSQARKFIQRGIVAQPNNAHLFYMLGMANFKLESYTKAAKAFETSLTLAEDPSARYNLGVLLKYYLDKPAEGIEQFQKIIESSANNDLKAAAQKELDDK; translated from the coding sequence ATGACTAATGCTCCAATGAAGCAGCCAACATCGGTTGCAAAAATATTCATTGCTGCAATTCTTTTGGGATTTGCAATAATGCTTGTGACCTCCGGTGTGTACCGTACCAAACATCCGAATCTGACAAAATTTGTTCAGGTTCGTAACGATAAAGCAGCCGAAGCAACACCAGACAACTCAGCGCACATTGCAGACCTTATGGGCAAGCTCAAAAGCGACGCAAACAATGTTAAGCTGATTGAAGAAATTGCTCAGCACTTTATGGAAGATAAAGAGTACAGTCAGGCACGCAAGTTTATTCAGCGAGGCATCGTGGCCCAGCCGAACAACGCGCACCTGTTCTATATGCTCGGCATGGCTAACTTCAAGCTGGAGAGCTACACAAAGGCGGCCAAAGCTTTTGAGACCTCTCTTACGCTTGCAGAGGATCCTTCCGCACGTTACAATTTAGGAGTACTACTTAAGTACTATCTGGATAAACCGGCAGAAGGTATTGAGCAGTTCCAAAAGATTATTGAATCCTCTGCCAATAACGATCTTAAAGCGGCTGCACAGAAAGAACTTGATGACAAATAG
- the guaB gene encoding IMP dehydrogenase — translation MSVILGKALTFDDVLLLPGYSEATPDQVDISTMLTSSIALNIPLISAAMDTVTESAMAIAMARHGGIGVVHKNMPLEQQCHEIEKVKKSESGMILDPVTVEPSLTITQALEVMSTYRISGLPVLENGNLVGIITNRDVRFVDDADATLVSEMMTKDKLVTVPVGTTLEQAKEHLHKHRIEKLLVVDSDNHLQGIITMKDIEKEIKYPKACKDENGRLRVAAALGVGADCIERAQALLDAGADVLVLDSAHGHSLNILKAVESIRTSFPEAQIIAGNVATYEGAKALFEAGADTVKVGIGPGSICTTRIVAGVGVPQITAVQECCKAAKEFGRHIIADGGIKYSGDIVKALCVGASSIMVGSLFAGTDESPGETVLYQGRRYKNYRGMGSIDAMKAGSSDRYFQEKSKKLVPEGIVGRVPYKGPVQDSVHQLLGGLRAGMGYIGAKTIVDMPEVSKMVEISAAGLRESHVHDVIITKEAPNYRVEN, via the coding sequence ATGAGCGTAATCTTAGGCAAAGCACTGACTTTTGACGACGTGTTGCTTCTTCCTGGTTATTCCGAAGCCACGCCGGATCAGGTGGATATTTCCACCATGCTCACAAGCTCCATCGCACTGAATATTCCACTTATTTCAGCCGCAATGGATACTGTCACCGAATCTGCAATGGCCATCGCAATGGCTCGACACGGCGGCATCGGTGTTGTTCACAAGAACATGCCGCTTGAGCAGCAGTGCCATGAAATAGAAAAGGTTAAAAAGTCCGAATCCGGAATGATTCTTGATCCGGTGACTGTAGAGCCTTCCTTGACTATCACTCAGGCTCTTGAAGTTATGTCCACCTACAGAATTTCCGGCCTTCCTGTCTTAGAAAACGGAAACCTCGTTGGTATCATCACCAACCGTGACGTTCGTTTTGTTGACGACGCTGACGCAACTCTCGTTTCTGAAATGATGACTAAAGATAAGCTTGTGACTGTTCCTGTGGGCACCACCCTTGAGCAGGCTAAAGAGCATTTGCACAAGCACCGTATCGAAAAACTGCTCGTTGTTGATTCTGACAACCACTTGCAGGGCATCATCACCATGAAGGATATTGAGAAAGAAATTAAGTATCCAAAAGCATGTAAAGATGAAAACGGCCGTCTCCGTGTTGCAGCAGCACTCGGTGTTGGTGCAGATTGCATCGAACGCGCTCAGGCCCTGCTCGATGCTGGCGCTGACGTTCTCGTTCTTGACTCTGCACATGGTCACTCTCTTAACATTCTGAAAGCTGTAGAATCTATTCGCACCTCCTTCCCTGAAGCGCAGATTATTGCAGGCAACGTTGCTACCTACGAAGGTGCAAAAGCTTTATTTGAAGCTGGCGCAGACACCGTTAAGGTTGGTATCGGACCTGGCTCTATCTGCACTACTCGTATTGTTGCGGGCGTTGGTGTTCCACAGATTACAGCCGTGCAAGAATGCTGCAAAGCAGCTAAAGAATTTGGTCGTCACATCATTGCTGATGGTGGCATCAAGTACTCCGGTGACATTGTAAAAGCTCTGTGCGTTGGCGCATCTTCTATCATGGTCGGTTCCCTCTTCGCTGGTACAGATGAATCCCCGGGTGAGACTGTTCTCTATCAGGGTCGTCGTTACAAAAACTACCGCGGCATGGGTTCCATTGATGCAATGAAAGCCGGTAGCTCTGATCGCTACTTCCAGGAAAAAAGCAAAAAGCTCGTTCCTGAAGGCATTGTTGGACGCGTACCGTACAAAGGCCCTGTACAGGACTCCGTACACCAGCTTTTAGGTGGCCTTCGTGCCGGTATGGGCTATATTGGCGCAAAAACTATTGTTGACATGCCTGAGGTTTCCAAAATGGTGGAAATTTCTGCTGCAGGTCT
- a CDS encoding cytochrome c biogenesis protein, translating into MRTKWIAPVALIAAPAMALCQYLIYQYAPVEQVMGIVQKVFYTHLPLAWWSLFSFFCVFIASILYLKTRKRFWDNVAAASAEVGVLFSGLALVTGMIWGRHSWGVWWTWDPRLTTTLVMWFVYAGYLILRSMSLSTERKAVVCSVVGIAAFIDVPLVFLSARLWRSIHPAVFNSETGGLEPEMKITAIVCVICFGLIWTTLVGIRSSQMALSDRIDNLTTHDEI; encoded by the coding sequence ATGCGAACAAAATGGATAGCACCTGTGGCGCTTATAGCCGCACCCGCAATGGCATTATGCCAGTACCTCATCTACCAGTATGCCCCTGTTGAACAGGTTATGGGCATTGTGCAGAAGGTGTTTTACACCCACTTGCCACTGGCATGGTGGTCACTCTTCAGCTTCTTCTGTGTATTCATTGCCTCCATTCTGTATTTGAAAACCCGTAAGCGCTTCTGGGACAACGTCGCAGCAGCATCAGCAGAAGTGGGTGTTCTTTTCAGCGGATTGGCACTGGTTACCGGTATGATCTGGGGACGACATAGCTGGGGTGTTTGGTGGACATGGGACCCGCGTCTTACCACTACACTTGTTATGTGGTTCGTATACGCAGGTTACTTAATCCTGCGCTCCATGTCTCTTTCAACAGAACGTAAGGCTGTGGTCTGCTCTGTTGTCGGCATTGCCGCCTTCATTGATGTACCGCTTGTTTTCCTTTCCGCCCGCTTATGGCGCTCAATCCACCCTGCTGTATTCAACAGCGAAACAGGTGGGCTGGAGCCGGAAATGAAAATTACTGCCATTGTCTGTGTTATCTGCTTCGGTCTTATCTGGACTACTCTTGTGGGCATCCGCTCATCACAGATGGCTCTTTCTGACCGCATAGATAACCTGACAACTCACGACGAAATATAA
- a CDS encoding hemolysin family protein yields the protein MFELITAVTFSIVVSATCSITEAVLYSVPWSHIERLRSSGSKAGNLLFKLRSDVERPITAILTLNTVANTAGATLAGAAFTKVYGAEYMPYFAVGFTISILIFSEILPKTIGVSYANQISKFIAKPLNYLVLALGPVIYICSWMTRKLTPSQKGPNATEDDIRAIVTMSRRAGEIEPSEAISIQNILSLDNKHVNEVMTPRTVTFTLPVEITVKEAQQQLNIKHHSRIPVYAEDNEDIVGIVMRRYIYEELAAGRTETKLSELMRPVHFVLDSVTLDKVLRNFLERRDHLFVAIDEYGGISGVVSLEDVLEEILGKEIVDETDRIDDMQRHARNKRKQLGKGKLIKR from the coding sequence ATGTTTGAGTTAATAACTGCCGTAACATTTTCTATTGTTGTTTCGGCTACATGCTCTATTACTGAGGCTGTTTTATACTCCGTTCCGTGGAGTCATATTGAACGGCTCCGTAGCTCCGGTTCTAAAGCCGGTAATCTGCTATTTAAACTCCGTAGTGATGTGGAACGCCCAATCACAGCCATCCTTACATTGAACACTGTCGCCAACACTGCCGGTGCTACATTGGCAGGTGCCGCGTTCACCAAAGTGTACGGCGCAGAATATATGCCATATTTTGCAGTTGGCTTTACTATAAGCATCTTAATATTTTCAGAGATCCTGCCTAAAACAATCGGGGTGTCATACGCCAACCAGATAAGCAAGTTTATTGCAAAACCGTTAAACTATCTTGTTCTTGCACTCGGTCCGGTTATTTACATCTGTTCATGGATGACGCGTAAACTTACACCTTCCCAGAAAGGGCCAAACGCCACTGAGGATGATATCCGCGCAATCGTGACCATGTCACGCCGTGCAGGAGAAATCGAACCGAGCGAAGCTATATCTATCCAGAACATTCTTTCACTCGATAACAAGCACGTAAACGAAGTTATGACTCCTCGCACAGTAACTTTCACCCTACCGGTGGAGATTACGGTAAAGGAAGCACAACAACAGCTAAACATTAAGCATCACAGCCGTATTCCGGTATATGCTGAAGATAATGAAGACATAGTGGGCATTGTTATGCGCCGCTACATATATGAAGAACTTGCTGCAGGTCGGACTGAAACTAAACTTTCTGAACTTATGCGCCCTGTACATTTTGTGCTCGATTCAGTCACACTTGATAAAGTACTTAGAAATTTTCTTGAACGCAGAGACCACCTCTTTGTTGCCATTGATGAATATGGCGGCATAAGCGGTGTTGTTTCACTTGAGGATGTGCTTGAGGAAATTCTTGGTAAAGAAATTGTGGACGAAACAGACCGCATTGATGACATGCAGCGACATGCAAGAAATAAAAGAAAACAGCTAGGTAAAGGCAAATTGATTAAGCGCTAA
- a CDS encoding CcmD family protein has product MESSNWLLMANVAVWVGIAGYLFFIARKHCELSKRVRQMELLND; this is encoded by the coding sequence ATGGAAAGCTCCAACTGGCTCCTCATGGCTAACGTTGCAGTATGGGTAGGCATTGCAGGCTACCTCTTCTTTATCGCACGCAAACATTGCGAGCTGAGCAAACGTGTTCGTCAAATGGAGTTACTGAATGACTAA